In Paludibacter propionicigenes WB4, the genomic window GCTATACGCAGAATGTCCTTTATGAAAAGCCGTAGAATCTCTCTGGCTGATGCTCCGTTTACTTTGCGAATGGCTATTTCGGCGCTTCGGCGGTTTATTTCATCATTGGTATAACCGATTAACCCGATCAGGACAATGATAAGCGTAATAATGCCTCCAATCAGCACCGAATTTCTGAATAAGCGGGATGAGGTATACAGAAAAGTCATGCTGGTTTTGTAGGGTGTCACTACAATGTCTTTGTTGGGCAAGGCGGTTTGCAATACTTTATTTACTTGTCGGATACCATCCGAATTAAGTTGACGGAATTTAATCATAATGTTGTTTAATGGAACATTGGCCGAGAATATAGCTGATGGTCGTGGGTCGGGTTCACTGATGGAGCCGATGCGGATATCCTTGTAAATGCCCTTGATGGTGCATATACCGTGTTCGGAAACCCGGATTGTTTTGCCTACCACTCCATCATTCCAGTTCAACATTTTCGCAAGTTTATTGGCAAAGCTTTGACTAACGAGTACCTGTGCCGAATCGGCTGTGCTATGTTCAAAGTCTTTTCCTGCCACTACCGGAATTTCCATTAAAGAAAGATAATCGGCATCGGCATTATATAAATCGGCGATGTTGAACAGTTCCTGCGCTTTGTCCGGTTCTGAGACATTATTGCCGGAAGCTCCAAACATAGGTAAGGTGGAGCAGGTTGCCACTGCCTGCACTTCGGGTATACGTTTCAGTTCTTCTATGGCTTTTTGCCTTTCCTCTTTAGTTACGCCCGAAGTGTTGCAGTAAAGCAGGTTTTCATACACATAACCGGGATTGTCATTTACCATGCTGTTGTATTGCCGTCCGATGATGACCAACAGCGTGACCAGAAAAGCGGTGGCAATAAACTGAAGAAAAAGTAATCCGAGTTTCCATTTGCGTCGTGACTCTTTGAAGTTGCGGAAGGCCGACGAAACAGGTATTCGGGCGAAAATTCGTGCGGGAACAATGCCGGAGCTAAAGAATACAGCTATGCAAACTACGGCGAGTAACAGGCCGGTGCGGAATGTGAACAAGGCACGGAGAGGTGCTGCCAGTATTTCTTCTACCTGGGTATGGAAGAGAAATATAAGTAGCGTGGCTACGATGACTGAAGCTACCAAATGAATGGCGGTTTCGGTAAGCACAATACTGCTGATATTCTTTTCGGCAGCGCCGTAACATTTATGAATGGCTATTTCTTTACTCCGTTTTACCAGCGACGACAGCACGATCAGAATATAATTTAATACGGCCGTAAAAATAAGGGCAAAAGCCAGTAAAGCCAGCAGAATAGACATACGCTTTGTTGACGGTTCGTCACTATGAATTTTTTCCAGCTGCAATAAACTGTATGACAGTTTTACTCCGGCTTTTCTAAGCTCATTCATATCTACATGGCGTGCCTGCATTTTATTGATGGCCGGGGTCAGACTCGTTGGGTCTGTGTTGGGAGCAAGGCGGACATAGCCCAGGTAACGGTCGTTACCAACCCAGTTTTGTGTGCCGTCATTTTGAAAAAAGTGTAAGATGGAGTTCAGTGAAATTACCACATCGTATTTTAAATGGGTATTTTCGGGTACATCTTTAAACACTCCTCCGACGATTAAAGTCTGAGTCGGCCATGTATCTAGCCGGATGCTTTGCCCTACGGCATTACTGCCCATATTCTTTGCTATCTTTTCGGATATCAATACATACATCGGTTGCGATAATACTTTCTTTGCATTTCCGGTGATCATCGGATGGGGCAACACATCGAACAAACAACTGTCTGCCATAATGAAAGTCCCGGTAAGTCGTTTTTTATCCTGCGTGAAAAAGACGGCATCGTTCTGTAGGAATGTGAGCCGGGTAGCTGCTTCTACCTGAGGCAGGTCTGCTTTCATTCCCGGAGCTACTCCACCGCTCACCTGACCGTAAGCATTCGGTTTGTCATTTCCGGAAACAACATTTTCCTGTATCTGATAAATACGTTCGCTGTGGGGGTAGAAGTTGTCGAAACTTTGTTCGAAGCATACTTTGGCAATGAGCACAAGCCCCATGGCCAGTCCTACACCCAATGATATTATTTTAATTCCGTTGTTCTGCTTTTTCTTGCAAACCGAACGAAAAGCTGTACTGATATTGTTTGCCATAATTAATTGTTCACTGATAATTGTTCACTGTTCACTGTTTACTGTAACACCAGTTCCTGGCTATCCCCAAAAGTTTCATAACCCGAAGTAATCACTTTTTCGCCCGGTTGCAGGCCAGCTGTTACCTCGTAGTAAAGCGGGTTTTGTCGGCCGATGGTGATATTGCGGCGGGTAGCCGTTTTGCCATCTTTCGATACGACGAAAATCCACTGACCGCCGGTAGTCTGGTAGAACGATCCGCGCGGAACCATCACAGCTTGGGTGGGTTGTCCCAGTTGCAGGTTGATGTAGTAGGTCTGGCCGGTGCGAATGTTATCCGGTCGGTGACCTGCAAAAACGAAGTCGGTTTTAAATTGTTTGTCGTGTACTTCGGGGTATACTTTGCGCACCCGCAGGGCAAAGTTTTTATCCTGCCGTTCGAAGGTGGCACTCAGTCCGGCTTTTACTTTGTCGATATAGTGTTCGTCGATCAGCGCTTCGATTTTGTAGTCGGACAATACACTGATTTGTCCTATTTTGTTTCCCGCTGCTACCGACTGACCTATTTCCACATCGAGCAATCCCAGCTGACCGTCAACCGGAGCTTTTACGTTCAGGTTATCGATGCGCTGCCGTACCAGGGTCAGGTTTTGGCGCATATTGTGCAGGCTTTCTTCCATTTGTCTTATCTGAATGCCGCGGTAGATTGAGTCTTGTTTCTGACGTTCCACTACCAGTCTACGGCTATTCACAGCAAACTCATAGTCTTCTTTGGCTTGCAGGTAGTCTTCCTGCGAACATAGTTTTTCGGCATACAGCTGTTTGTATTGCATGAACTTCCGTTTTTTGCGTTCCACATCCAGTTCCAGTTGGAGTTTTTCTTTTTTCAGGCTGAGTCTTTCCTGTTCCATCTGCACCTGCGTGTTACGCAGGAAGTTTTGTTTTTCGGCCAGTTGCGCCTCGCTGTCCAGAATGTTCAGGTTGAGCATCGGGTTTTTCAGCCGGACAATGACTTCGCCCTGATGTACCTGACTGCCTTCTTCCACTACTTTTTGCTCCACCATACCACCTTCGATAGCACTGAGCTGAATGGTATTGATCGGTTCCACCTGTCCGTTGATGCGGATATAATCGTTGAACTCGCCGCGGGTCACCTCATCCACCATCAGTTTGTCGTGTTCCACCGTCAGGCGCGACCGGTGATTGCCTAAAATCATCCACAAAATGAGGATTAGTATCAGGCTTCCTCCCGCCACATAAGGAATGTGTTTTTTTCTCAGTCCTTTTTTCTTTTCAAGTATAATGTCCATATTTATTGAAATCTGTGTTTGTTGACTAGTATAATTGTTGAATTGAGCAGTTACTTAACCATCATTTCTTACTGCTTACTGCTTACTGCTAACTGTGTTCACTGTTAATTGTATATTGCCTGCCCTTTATAATAATTCAGCAGTTTGTATTTCATCTGATATTTTAAATTGGTATACAGTTCTTCCACCTGCGCTTGTAGCAGTCGGTTGGCACTGGTGTTGAGATCCAGAACGCTGATCAGGCCTTCGGTATATTTTCGTTGGTTAACCTGATAGGCTATTTTCATTGATTCAGTGCGTTTGCCGGCTTGCCGGTATTCGTCTGCCAGCCCGTTAACGTCTGCCACTGCCTGTTCAATATCGCTATAGAGCGACCGCAGGGTCTCTTCGCGTTCGGTACGGACAATGACCAGCTGTTGTTTGCTTCGTTTGTATTCGGCCGAGCGCGAAAAACCATTGAAAATAGGAATGCTGAGCGATAGCCCGATATAATAGCTTTCGTTGGTGTTGAGCTGGTCTCTGAACGGCGTGTAAGGAGTTCCGTCCATCATGCGAGAGAAATAACTGTTGACACCTCCGTACAGCGAAAGCTTTGGAAAGAACCGTCCCCGGGCTACGTTAACCGCCATTTGGGTAGACTCTACCGACTTGTTTGATGCCAGTGCTTTGGGCGAATAACTCAATGCTTTCTGGTAAATATCTGTCGCATTTTCGCGCAGCGTATCAGTAGGCAGCAGGATGTCGTACCCGGCGGTTTTAATATCTTCGGTTACCGGAAAATTCATTTTTTCTTTCAGGCGGATAATTTCCTGTACCAACAGGTTTTTCTGTTTGGTGAGCAGGTATCTGTCCTCGGCTTCTTTGGCTTGCAGTTCCGCCACATCAGGGGCTGCCTTGATGCCCAGTTCTTCCATCCGTTTCACCTGTTGCAGGTTGGCTGTGCTTTGGTCCAGTTGCTGTATGGCCAGTTTCACCGTGCCTTGGTAATATTGTACGTTGAAAAAAATCTCCATTGTTTCGTAAGCCACCATATCTTTGATGTCCTGCAATTGTTGAATGCCTTTCAATTTATTCAGCTTTTCCATTTTGGCTTTCGACAGTTGTGCAAAACCGTCGAAAAGCAACAGGGTAGAACTGAGGGCATACTCATTGTACAAGGTACTTTTGTTGACGTACTGATACGTGTCTTTGTCCAACACACGCCCGAAAGACATATTTCCGTCGGCCGAAGCATTCAGGTTGGGCAGTAGTCCGCCAACAGCTTCCAGTCTGTTTTGTTTGTAAATTTCGTTTTGTGCTTCCTGTTTTACCCGCTTGGTGCTGTGCTCCACGGCGTAGCGCATACATTCATCCAGCGTCCAGGTTTTTTCCTGTGCACAAAGTAGCATGCTAAACATCCAAAACACGATTACAATCCAATTTTTCATATATTTTTCTGTTGTTATTGTTGTTTCCATTTTCCAAAACTGTGCCAAAAGGGTATTTGTACTGATAATTAGCTGTGTATACAAAAACGGGGAAGTGCCTAGCTGTAAAGAAAATTTACAGTCTATGCGAAAAGTTTTACAGTAGGGCTGAATACTTTTTTTGAAATCAAGATGAATGTGGTGAGATGGTAATGAACCCATCAAATACAACCCGCTATTCTTATGCATAATTTGCGTATCTTTGCAATCCAATTTATTTGAACTCTTTATGCACGAACTCATACAACTAAGCCTTATTCCCGAACAGGCTGAAAAGCCCGAATTACTAACCAAACAAGTGGCCGATAAGCTGGAAGTATCCCCAGCGCGTATTACTCGCATCCGTACTACCAAAAAGTCGATTGATGCGCGTTCTTTTCAGCCCAAAGTGAACCTGACGGTGGAAGTGTATTGGGACGAAGAAGCACCTGCACACGAAAAACCCGTTTTTGCTTATCAATCGGTGGATAATAAAAAGCCGGTATTGATTATTGGCGCCGGACCGGCAGGATTATTTGCTGCTCTAAAGCTGATTGAAAACGGAATAAAGCCCATTATTTTGGAGCGAGGCAGAAATACGCATGCCCGTAAAGAAGATATAGCACAACTCAACCGTAATAATGGGATAAATATTGACTCCAATTATTGTTTTGGTGAGGGTGGAGCAGGGACGTTTTCGGACGGAAAGCTTTACACCCGTTCTAAAAAGAAAGGAAATACCGAACGAATTTTTGAGATTTTTCATTATCATGGAGCGGCAGAAGAAATTCTTTACGAAGCACATCCGCATATTGGGTCTGATAAATTACCGATAGTAATTGAAAACATCAGCAAAACCATTACTTCCTGTGGCGGTGAAATTCATTTTGAGCAAAAACTGACCGAAATTCTGATTGAAAATAATCAGGTGGTTGGCTGCAAAACAGCCGACGGAAACACTTACAATGCCAAGGCGCTTATTCTGGCTACGGGTCACTCGGCGCACGATATTTACGAAATGCTCCATAATCAGGGTATTCTTCTCGAACCGAAGGGTTTTGCCATGGGCGTTCGTGTAGAGCATCCGCAGAGTTTGATTGATAGTATTCAGTATCATTGTAAAGAACGCGGTTCGTATCTTCCTGCTGCCAGTTATAATTTGGTGGATCAGGTGAATGACCGGGGCGTATATTCGTTTTGTATGTGTCCGGGAGGTCATATAGTGCCTGCAGCCAGTAATCAGAATGAGATTGTAGTGAACGGAATGTCCGCTTCTCAGCGAAATTCTCCTTATGCCAATTCAGGGATTGTTGTAGAAATCAGACCGGAAGATATTCCGGAGGATTTTAAAGAATATGGCGTGTTGGCAGGATTGAAATTTCAACAGTACGTCGAAAATCTGGCTTATAAAAACAACGGTGGACTTAAGCAGGCTGCTCCGGCTCAGCGCTTGGGCGATTTTGTGAAAGGAAAACTTTCAGCCGATTTACCCGCATGTTCCTATTTGCCCGGATTAATCTCGTCGCCTTTACATTTTTGGTTACCCGATATTATTTCGTCGAGATTAAGAGAAGGGTTTAAGAAATTCGACCGAAAGATGCGCGGTTATCTGACAAATGATGCCGTGGTGGTAGGTGTCGAAACCCGTTCGTCGGCTGCTGTTCGTATACCCAGAGATCCTGAAACAGGTCAGCATACAGTCATCAAAGGATTATTTCCGGCAGGTGAAGGCTCAGGATATTCGGGCGGAATAACCTCGTCAGCTATTGATGGAGAAAATGCTGCTATTTTTGTTGCAAATTATTTAAAATAAGAGGACTTCTTTTGGTGTAAAAACCACTGTAAAGTCCAAATTCAAACATAACAATGAAACGTAAACCTCAGGCTCGCGCTCCCAAAGAAACCTATTTAAAAGTAACCGAACCGATAGAGTTGATGACTTTTTTGTTGTCTAAGATGGGTGGAATGAGCCGCAATTCGGTAAAATCTCTTCTGGCACACAGACAAGTGATGGTCAATAACAAAATCACTACTCAATTTAATCTGGCTTTACAACCTGAAGATCTTGTTGTTATTAACAACGGTAGAGGAAACATAGAGCTGAATCACCCGAAACTGAAGATAATATTTGAGGATGAATATCTGATAGTAGTAGAAAAGAAAGAGGGATTATTGACTGTAAGCACCGGAAATCCTGATGAAACAACTGCTTTCTCGATACTGAAAAACCACGTAAAGAAAAGCTCCCCAGATAATCGTATTTATGTGGTTCACCGTCTCGACCGTGAAACTTCGGGTGTAATTATGTTTGCCAAAAACAAAGAAGTTCAGACGATTCTTCAGGAAAACTGGCACCGAATTATTACACGTCGTATTTATGTGGCCTTGGTCGAAGGTAAGGTAGAGAAAGAACAGGATACGATTGTAAGTTGGCTGTTGGAAAACGAGAAATCGCTCAAAATACATTCGAGTGCTACCGATAATGGTGGTCAACAAGCCGTGACGCACTACCGTTGTGTCAGGTCGAACGACAATTATTCGCTGCTAGAAATAGAACTGGAAACCGGACGCAAAAACCAGATTCGGGTTCATAT contains:
- a CDS encoding ABC transporter permease; protein product: MANNISTAFRSVCKKKQNNGIKIISLGVGLAMGLVLIAKVCFEQSFDNFYPHSERIYQIQENVVSGNDKPNAYGQVSGGVAPGMKADLPQVEAATRLTFLQNDAVFFTQDKKRLTGTFIMADSCLFDVLPHPMITGNAKKVLSQPMYVLISEKIAKNMGSNAVGQSIRLDTWPTQTLIVGGVFKDVPENTHLKYDVVISLNSILHFFQNDGTQNWVGNDRYLGYVRLAPNTDPTSLTPAINKMQARHVDMNELRKAGVKLSYSLLQLEKIHSDEPSTKRMSILLALLAFALIFTAVLNYILIVLSSLVKRSKEIAIHKCYGAAEKNISSIVLTETAIHLVASVIVATLLIFLFHTQVEEILAAPLRALFTFRTGLLLAVVCIAVFFSSGIVPARIFARIPVSSAFRNFKESRRKWKLGLLFLQFIATAFLVTLLVIIGRQYNSMVNDNPGYVYENLLYCNTSGVTKEERQKAIEELKRIPEVQAVATCSTLPMFGASGNNVSEPDKAQELFNIADLYNADADYLSLMEIPVVAGKDFEHSTADSAQVLVSQSFANKLAKMLNWNDGVVGKTIRVSEHGICTIKGIYKDIRIGSISEPDPRPSAIFSANVPLNNIMIKFRQLNSDGIRQVNKVLQTALPNKDIVVTPYKTSMTFLYTSSRLFRNSVLIGGIITLIIVLIGLIGYTNDEINRRSAEIAIRKVNGASAREILRLFIKDILRIAIPALVIGELLAALAAEKWMENFAQKTSLSLFIFLGCGIAVLVIILSVVSMNSYRTAVQNPVDAIKRD
- a CDS encoding efflux RND transporter periplasmic adaptor subunit, whose amino-acid sequence is MDIILEKKKGLRKKHIPYVAGGSLILILILWMILGNHRSRLTVEHDKLMVDEVTRGEFNDYIRINGQVEPINTIQLSAIEGGMVEQKVVEEGSQVHQGEVIVRLKNPMLNLNILDSEAQLAEKQNFLRNTQVQMEQERLSLKKEKLQLELDVERKKRKFMQYKQLYAEKLCSQEDYLQAKEDYEFAVNSRRLVVERQKQDSIYRGIQIRQMEESLHNMRQNLTLVRQRIDNLNVKAPVDGQLGLLDVEIGQSVAAGNKIGQISVLSDYKIEALIDEHYIDKVKAGLSATFERQDKNFALRVRKVYPEVHDKQFKTDFVFAGHRPDNIRTGQTYYINLQLGQPTQAVMVPRGSFYQTTGGQWIFVVSKDGKTATRRNITIGRQNPLYYEVTAGLQPGEKVITSGYETFGDSQELVLQ
- a CDS encoding TolC family protein, with the protein product MKNWIVIVFWMFSMLLCAQEKTWTLDECMRYAVEHSTKRVKQEAQNEIYKQNRLEAVGGLLPNLNASADGNMSFGRVLDKDTYQYVNKSTLYNEYALSSTLLLFDGFAQLSKAKMEKLNKLKGIQQLQDIKDMVAYETMEIFFNVQYYQGTVKLAIQQLDQSTANLQQVKRMEELGIKAAPDVAELQAKEAEDRYLLTKQKNLLVQEIIRLKEKMNFPVTEDIKTAGYDILLPTDTLRENATDIYQKALSYSPKALASNKSVESTQMAVNVARGRFFPKLSLYGGVNSYFSRMMDGTPYTPFRDQLNTNESYYIGLSLSIPIFNGFSRSAEYKRSKQQLVIVRTEREETLRSLYSDIEQAVADVNGLADEYRQAGKRTESMKIAYQVNQRKYTEGLISVLDLNTSANRLLQAQVEELYTNLKYQMKYKLLNYYKGQAIYN
- a CDS encoding NAD(P)/FAD-dependent oxidoreductase, with product MHELIQLSLIPEQAEKPELLTKQVADKLEVSPARITRIRTTKKSIDARSFQPKVNLTVEVYWDEEAPAHEKPVFAYQSVDNKKPVLIIGAGPAGLFAALKLIENGIKPIILERGRNTHARKEDIAQLNRNNGINIDSNYCFGEGGAGTFSDGKLYTRSKKKGNTERIFEIFHYHGAAEEILYEAHPHIGSDKLPIVIENISKTITSCGGEIHFEQKLTEILIENNQVVGCKTADGNTYNAKALILATGHSAHDIYEMLHNQGILLEPKGFAMGVRVEHPQSLIDSIQYHCKERGSYLPAASYNLVDQVNDRGVYSFCMCPGGHIVPAASNQNEIVVNGMSASQRNSPYANSGIVVEIRPEDIPEDFKEYGVLAGLKFQQYVENLAYKNNGGLKQAAPAQRLGDFVKGKLSADLPACSYLPGLISSPLHFWLPDIISSRLREGFKKFDRKMRGYLTNDAVVVGVETRSSAAVRIPRDPETGQHTVIKGLFPAGEGSGYSGGITSSAIDGENAAIFVANYLK
- a CDS encoding RluA family pseudouridine synthase, with amino-acid sequence MKRKPQARAPKETYLKVTEPIELMTFLLSKMGGMSRNSVKSLLAHRQVMVNNKITTQFNLALQPEDLVVINNGRGNIELNHPKLKIIFEDEYLIVVEKKEGLLTVSTGNPDETTAFSILKNHVKKSSPDNRIYVVHRLDRETSGVIMFAKNKEVQTILQENWHRIITRRIYVALVEGKVEKEQDTIVSWLLENEKSLKIHSSATDNGGQQAVTHYRCVRSNDNYSLLEIELETGRKNQIRVHMQDIGHPIVGDKKYGANISPINRLGLHARLLAFYHPVTTEVVSFETQVPRNFLNIFH